The Tripterygium wilfordii isolate XIE 37 chromosome 21, ASM1340144v1, whole genome shotgun sequence genome segment AAGTAACTTAAAGTGCAGTTCATCTCTGTCTAATGTGTAGTCTATCGATTATCCCCAAGAGAGTCTTTTGGGTTCTCTAGGTGGTACTTCCAGATTCCGGTAGCAAACGATTGGCTTTGATTGATTAATTACTTTCAAGCCATAGTAAAGTCTAATTCAAGAACCAGCATAAATTTAAAAGGTCAAAAAGAGGTGTAAACAGAAAATCTAGAGCGTGGGATCATGAATTGATTCTCATACAAAACAAGGATAAATTGTATGAAAATCCTAAGGATCACAGTGCTTTTTTGTCTACCCAAATGCGAGATAAACGCACATGATCCATCTAAAATCGTGAGTTCCATCTATCCCACATGAtctatatgaaatcgtgtgtatctatctcaacatttgagataagtGGGATAGAAAACATTGGGATCTGCTATTGTAAATTGTAAGGGATCTAACATGTTGAGCCATGTAGATTAATTATAATATCCTGATTTAATAAACCCAACCACCCAAATTGGTTAAATTCGAGGATTACTATTTACTAGGATTTCATAAATTGGATTTTCAGTGTCGCATACCAATAGTGTCACCTAATTTCAAGGACAGAATGTACAAACCACTCTCTTTTTACCTTCATTTTTTCACTCAACTAATTCCACATCTCCTGCTTATCTCAAACGAAAACAAAAATTCCATGCACATACAACTTCACCCTATAAATTCACCTCCAATTCATGCTTTCAAACCCATCAGTGCATTGAAACGTACTAGCCAAAAATGATAGCACAGAAAGCTTTTTATGTGTCCTTCTTGGTTATTTTGGGATTATTCAGCTCTGCTCATGGAGCAAACCCTAACAAAAATGATGGAGATTCCTACGAGGAGGAAGATCTTGGGTTCCATTTAGGACTCGGAGGAAAATGGGCTTGGGATTGGGGTTCGCATATTGGAGCCCAATTAGGTATTGGACAAGGCCCAAACGATGACGACATTGGTTTGGACTTTGATTTAGGGAATGTTGGGCCTACTTTTGGTTCCGAAGGGGAGCCCAGTACTGGAGGTGGAGCAAGTAGTGGTGGCATTGGACCTGGAACTGGCACTGGCACTGGCATTGGCACTGGTCCTGGGGTTGGGATTGGCCCTAATAGAGGTGATGACGGCTGTGGCGGCTGCCTCTCCGGTTGCTCTCATTGTCGTTCTGGATCCTCTAATCAGCCTCTGTATAATCAGCCCATGTATTGTAGACCTGTAAACTGCCCAGATGGTGGTTTTTGTCGTGGATTTGGTCTCCACCTTGATTTGGGTTGGCCAAGTCTGTTTGAGAGGGAGAGACCACAGCATGCAGCCAGTGAACCAATCACTGCCCATGACCCCAACCAAGATTAGAGACTTTCATCTAAGCCAAAGATAGAGGTGCCCAATATGGTATAACAGTGTCTATTGAAGCTACTAGCAGTAGCAGACCAAGAATTCAGTAATTCTCAACAGCTAATATATTGTAATGAAGGCGTCCCTAACAATAGTTGTATACTGTTTGCATGTTTGTACCTTAATAAAACCTTCATTTTCAATGAAAGTATGCATGTCTCCATGTTATTGATCTGTAGCAGAAAAGAGAACCTAATTAATCTCCCTCAACAAGTGCAACATCTGACCAATTCGCGGTACTACCAGTACGACGAATGCTGTGGAGGCGCGTATACAAGTCCACCTGGAAAATAACATCTGATATGTTCCCGTCGTCGTCCTCCCTGACAATTGCTCTGACCTTGTGGAGTGGATGATCAAAGCTCATTAGTCCAGTCCCATTCATAAATATGCAGCCTGTGCAAAATATGATACACATGTAAGACTATATAATGCTAACTCTTTCTGCAGAAATCAGAATTTTATTTTACTAATACATTGAACAAGGACTTACCAGGAGGGAAAGGTGCACAGGACTTTCCACAAGTCTCTCTCACAATGTTGGAATCATCAGAGCAAACTAAGGATCCATCACCAGCCAGTCCCCATTGAAAACCTGCACTCCCTTCGCGGTCCTAATATCATGGAAATGATGTTAGAAAACCAAACGAAGTCAAACATTGTcaattttaataagaatctACAAGGTTTAGCATACTTAATTAGCACTATATGgaccattatcatcatcaaagctcCATCTCAAATTTTTTGGATCGACTACATGAATGTCTAGGATTTCAATAAAGTTCTATATTCAATACTCTCCGTGTAAGAGGTACTATTGAAAGAAAAGGTCCTCCAAAGAGCAATCATATATGGTATCAGTTAAAGAGAAGCAAAAACTATTTCAGGTTTTCAAAGTCAAAACTCACCCTGGCAGCAAAAAGAGTACcagattttgcatcaaaaagAAGGAATGCAAACTTTCCTTGAAGATCCCTAATGACTTGATCTGGTGGGGAAGGTGCTCGATCTCTTAAGACCTTATAAGCCTCAACCACAACCACAGCATCAGTTGCCTGTCTTGAAAGACCATAATATCTCCTAAGGTCACATGTGTTCTCCAAAGCCCCAGTAAATATGCAGAATATGTCTTCCATAACAAAAATACACCTGATATACATATTCCATACAAGATCAGATACATCAAATCATGCATGCACACTGGATTTCTTTAATATATAGGAGAGGGTAAATTTCAGTACCTAGGATGCAAAGGACTTTCATCTTCATGTGACAAAGCCATGAAATTCCCATTAGCTAGGTTGTAGACAACTGATTCTGGGCGCAGTGACCGATAAATCTCTGCAACTTCTTGCCTGGTTTTCAAACTGCTCTTCAATCCCACTGACGGAAGCCTCAGCTCCTCCGGTGGTTTGGCTATCATGTTCTCAAAAATTGCCAACATTTTGGATTAATCTAAAGAGAGTAGTTACAATAATGAGAGAACAAGATGGATATTATTGAGTAGTACAATGAAGCCCCTTTTATACTAGAGAGGGCAACAAAGATATAaggaaacataaaaaataaacaacttCTGTGCATAAGGCTCCCTCTGTGGGTGGGGTCAGACTGTTgctaggaattgaacttgttaCTTTTAGGTTGCACTAttgcaactctatcactgggCCACATTTACCCATGTATATAACAAAATATAATCagtcaaataaataaagaattaATCCAAATATATAATGTATCAATCACTTGGAATAACTCATATAGGCAAGTCTATAATAATTTTCACTAGGAAAGTGAATATATACTGACACAGGTACAGCTTGGCCTTGCGTTTGTGTTTGTGACACTTTATGAAAtgcatgaaaagcttatctgcAAATATTGTAACCAAATGACAATCAAAAGAATATGCATGGAGTCCATCAGCTACCTACAGTCTATGATAATTCTGATTAGGAGAGTAAATATATGCCGACAATAGTGAACCTTGGCCAGGTATGTATGTGGCTATGGCACTGGTATGCAAATGCAGCTAAAGCTTATCTGCAAATATTGAAACCGAATGAGAAATtaacatgcatacatacatacatatacgtatatatttatagctAGGTTACAAGAGCATTGCGTGGGAAATCATGCATGTGGCAGCTAAGTTTTGTTTTGGAAAGAATAGGTGTAACAGAGATGTAGCTAAGGTTGGCTTCACCATGCAGGCATGATGCCAAAACCTTTTGGTTTATTCTTCAAGTGTCTGTTACTGGCTGACAAGTCATATTGTGGTTTTCAAAAAATTCCCTTAAGAAAAAGGAGAACATAACCCTGCCTGTCCATTGTCTAATATCACATTGTATTCATTAGAATAACAATATCGACAGTTCTGTGAATTGTAACTATTTGATATATGCAACTGTACAACCACAATTCATTGGGCTTTCAGATTCATACTTAGAAAAAACATGGATGGCTCTATAAAATCTCCAGCGCATGGCCTTTGACAGCCCACCCCATGTATAACAAAGAGAACTGAATGTGATTCTCAGGCAGAGAAGTTATGCTGAGCTGGAGAGCAGCTTCTTCATTTCTCATACCTGATCTACAGTATTCTTTGATGTCTGCACCAGAGGGCCATAAACATCTTCACCATCTTTGGCCTCTAAAGAACTTTGGAATTCTTGTCTCAGTTGTACCTATAATACAGATAAATATCGGGGTTCAATATGGTCTAACAGAAGTAAAGGGTAGTGAACAATGGCCATATGATAGATACACAACCAAGTTTCACAATACTGGATTTACTGCGACTTGAAAGCCACTCTAACGAGAATGGTTCTGTATCTCAAATAAAACAGTATGCACATGTTACCAAtctattgagatttgagaatatTACCTAGTCCATTGTAGAGTACGCAACCATAATACTTTGCACACATAAAACTAAAAGAGAGACAGCAGTAAAGGACAAAAACAGCCATGTGCACAGAATAGGTCAATTAGATAGAATCAGCTTACACTGTTTAAGTTTTAAGAAGCATAAAAATTAGCCAGATAAAAAGCATATGATATATCTGAAAACCAGTTTGAATTAGCTTTACAATATGAAGGAGGATGAGAGGGAACAAGAGCAACAAAAACGATGCAATGTTGTAAATGAGATTCAGAGTACTGCATGGTAGCCTTCCATCACAAATGAAATGCAACGTTGAATTCAATTACATATGTGGTACAATCATGTACAATATATGGTTAAGCTTGTTTAAAATAGCAAGTATATTGGATTAATCCTTTTGGGAATTCACAAGTCATTGGAGATTTGAAGTTCCACATCGGTTAAGTATAAGAAAGTTAAGTGGTTAATTATACATGGATGTGCCCATAACCTATTGCCTCTCCGGTAAACTCGGTATTCTCCCCAACAAATCTGGCATATCATTGTGTCCTTAAGTCTCTTTTCTATACCCATAGCAAACATATCATTGGATGAATTCCATGCCCCAAATTTATAGGCAGAATGGCGTGAATGCACAACAAGAGCTGGGTTTTGCCATTTAGAGAATATTAGTCAATCTACCGAGAACATCCCACTTCATAAAGATGCAAAATGACTTAcacaaagggaaagaaaaagaaatccccGAATCTTAACGGACAGCTAAAGCTGATCATATATCTTGGCAACATGGCtagaaaattttataaaaaagtaACCAACCAAAGAGTCAAAGAGAACTCCTACGCATACCCGTCTCTTCAAATGTGGCGCAGGGTGGGTTGCAATACTGCTTTTGATATGTGGAATAGCTCTAACATGACTTTTCTTTACTCGGGCCTTTATGCTACCATATTGAACTAAGACAGTCTCTTCATTCTCAGGTGCTTTGACCACAGATGCTAACTTATCTCCCAGTCCCTTCACAGACTTTCTCTCCAACTTGTGGTGCATATGTTACATTAGTTTCAGTGGCAGGGACATTGTCACGAGGACAATGAGCCTCAACTATGGACGCGATGGCTGACTCTGACTTCCTAATTAGCTAATTAAGTTGACCAGCATTGGTGGATACTGGATAGACTCCCATGATCCAATGAGGTTATCAGCGTAAGCAGCTCTAGCAAAAGCAAGATCAACTTCTAGAACCCTATCTAACATGTACTTGATTTCTTCTTCTGATTCTGCTACTTCTCAGGTAACAAACTCAAAATTGCTATTTCCTCATCTCTCACAGAATCTGAAAGCCTGACATCCAAGTTGTTCATTTCTACTGCCTCCCTGGGTTCCATAAAGTATGTTGCACCAGAACTACTAACGTTTAGAATCACACCATCTGGAACAAAATAGTTGTGGGAAGCATTAACACCGACACACATCCTAGAACCCCGCTGGGTTATCAGAGGTTTGTCAATGCCCCCCAGCCTGAAAAATCTGAGCGGAATCTTTCAACAGAGAGTCCAGATTTTCCATATTCCTCTTGCTTTTAGACCTAATGATTTTCATATCTTCACTAGCTCTATGGAGGATTCTAGAAAGATTGCAGTCAATGCAAAATCCTATTTTTCGCTGCAGCTCCATCTGATAATTGCAACTCTGAAGTACTTCAAGTAGAGGATTACACCTATCATAATCCAGTAAAAGAGGTGAGCTTCTACTTAGGTCAACAACCTTGAAGGAGTTTATGCATGCAGAATAAATCAGGATATGCAAGCTTTGTGAAATCTAACAGTTATATCACATTAACTCTTAATGAGCTATGATTATCTATCTCATCACAAAACATCTATTATATGCTAATTTTAGTACTGCAAAGAACAAAAGACATAACGTTACTCCAATTCGGAAAATCCATACCAAACCTCTGCGAACTTGCTCTACCAGCAGCCGCTACCTCTGTCAACCTCTCACACAGTGCCGTAGCGGATCTCAAGGTCCCCCTCACAGTACAAAGCTCCCTCTCCGTGAGCAAAACACCGGAAACAGCAGAATCCACAATTTCCTCCATGTCCTCGACCGCCGAAGGTCCAGTGGCTCAGCCTCACACTGCATCATCTCCATCACATCGACAACCGCAGCAGTCCGATTCAAAAGCTTCCGGCTCTCCTCCAGAGTTCGGCCAAAAGGAACGTTGGCGCTTTGGACGGTGGAACGGCCCATGGAGGTGGAAATGAAGGAGGAGATTTGGCTGCAGACTGAGCCCCATTCTAGGATTTTTAGGGTTTCGAGTTGAAGGGATTTAGAGAGCGATTCAGGACGATTGTGACTCGGCCGAGCTGGAGAAGCAGAGGATGGATTTCGGTTTGAAGATTTCggagaagaaaaacagaggcCTGTTGACTTAGATGGACTGATTGCAAAACTGCATCGAAGATTCAATTCAATCCAAGGTCGCTTCAATCTTCTGGGTTTATATCATGCACCTTATCCATTTCAGTTTTTTCAGTTCGATGATTATTGCGCCGGAAGGACATGCCCGGTGCTTACGTGACACTATTAACCGTCCATTCTTATACATTAGTGGAAACTGCTACTCAAACATAAAAGGTCCCAGAGAAAAATTTACAGGAATTGCAGATTTGATTATGGGTTTTGCTACCAAACACATAACAAAGACTGCTGCAAACTACAAAGAACATAGCTTTTGCTCAGTTGAACAAGAAAACTAGATAGCTATTTGAATCCGACTTCCTTGGTGCCAGTGAAATTATAGTTCTTCTGCATCTTATAtacatcttttctttttttctgagCAGAAATAGTAACTTGTTTACAAGATCTCCAATATAACACAAAAAACTTGAATGGGTTAGGTAAAGTTGCTCATTAGCAACTTGTACTTGCCCATAAGAGACTCCTCGACCTGGAAAACCTGGAAAGTGAAGAACAAATTCTGAAGAAATCAAAACCCAGAAAGTTAATTTGAcaatcaacaaaaagaaaagatgaatcAAAAGGCATTACCTCTTTGATTCATGCCTTTATTTTGCTAGGATCGTAGTACCACAAGCATTAGGAGCATgttttccttcttcaaaaaCAAGATTTCCTCCCACAAAAGTTGCCAAAACTTTCCCAGAAAGCTTTCTTCCCATGTAGGCAGAGATACTCTGTCAATAAGATTGTGATGGAAAGCAAAGTTTCATTGTGATTAGACTCAGTTGAGGATATCAGTatcaaaaagaaagtaaaatacaCGACATACAGGGTTCTTAATGTAAACAGGATGGTCTTCAGTGACGTCAAACTCTACATCTGGATTCCATACTACGATATCTGCATGATTTCCAATTGCTATGCTTCCCTACAAATTGTGATTCAGATTCAGTCTACATTTGAGCGATATCGATTTTGTCCCACgataaaaaaaacaccaaaaagtTAATGAAACCTATGCATCACCTTCAGATTTTGTCCGGCGAGCCTGGCCGGCCTCTCACTCCACCACAAGGCCATCTGTTCGAAAGTTACTCCATATTTTCTCCCATATGACCATGTCACAGGCAGAAC includes the following:
- the LOC119989903 gene encoding stem-specific protein TSJT1-like, with product MLAIFENMIAKPPEELRLPSVGLKSSLKTRQEVAEIYRSLRPESVVYNLANGNFMALSHEDESPLHPRCIFVMEDIFCIFTGALENTCDLRRYYGLSRQATDAVVVVEAYKVLRDRAPSPPDQVIRDLQGKFAFLLFDAKSGTLFAARDREGSAGFQWGLAGDGSLVCSDDSNIVRETCGKSCAPFPPGCIFMNGTGLMSFDHPLHKVRAIVREDDDGNISDVIFQVDLYTRLHSIRRTGSTANWSDVALVEGD